A window from Camelina sativa cultivar DH55 unplaced genomic scaffold, Cs unpScaffold03719, whole genome shotgun sequence encodes these proteins:
- the LOC109131731 gene encoding LOW QUALITY PROTEIN: uncharacterized protein LOC109131731 (The sequence of the model RefSeq protein was modified relative to this genomic sequence to represent the inferred CDS: substituted 1 base at 1 genomic stop codon), with the protein MTRSYIIPLLFQEQRHALRSGRLEERVSTWVCGCXLGFESLWSDDVVSDNRERDKGLGILALFCVLMIVNADEDESEDSLGMIRCMVRDNRRK; encoded by the exons ATGACAAGGAGCTATATAATCCCTCTTCTTTTCCAAGAACAACGACATGCTCTTAGATCTGGAAGGCTAGAAGAGAGAGTATCAACTTGGGTTTGCGGATGCTAGCTTGGCTTCGAATCGTTATGGAGTGACGATGTTGTGTCGGATAACCGAGAAAGGGACAAG GGATTGGGAATACTCGCTCTCTTTTGTGTGCTGATGATAGTGAATGCAGATGAAGATGAATCTGAGGATTCGTTAGGCATGATTCGTTGCATGGTCAGGGATAA